A part of Desulfotomaculum nigrificans DSM 574 genomic DNA contains:
- a CDS encoding (Fe-S)-binding protein, producing the protein MQQENKQKESGLGAEVIKCIRCGACQVVCPIFKESSIESHTARGKVRLIRAVLEDKLNLSGEFEDLLSHCLLCRACVQICPAGVKTDELVQATRSQVVAEKGLPLVKKLAFRVGLKNRWLFNSVMAALPGIQWLMFRRAPNDAGMLPRYPLGLDKRRLTHPVAKKAFRSTVPELVKADKPNGKKVALFTGCMGNFIYPETAMAATKVLNTNGFDVIIPRHQHCCGTPVRVSGDFASAVEMAKVNVDEFFPLLNQVDAIIVLCGSCGMSLKKESVALLVEDPVYGPKAAAMAGKIKDITEFIIALPNWQKHIVNSLQTNVTYHDPCHLARGMKVVAQPRQIIKTIPGVNLVELPRDQVCCGGAGTFSVSHYDLSSRITKRKVKDIEMTGANILATGCSACRMQIEDGIYQAGLQVKALHTVELLWQAYRPTT; encoded by the coding sequence ATGCAGCAGGAAAATAAACAGAAAGAGTCCGGGTTAGGGGCGGAAGTGATTAAATGTATTCGCTGTGGGGCTTGCCAGGTGGTTTGTCCCATTTTTAAAGAATCAAGCATTGAGTCTCATACGGCCCGGGGAAAGGTAAGGCTTATTCGGGCTGTTTTAGAGGATAAATTAAATTTATCAGGGGAATTTGAAGATTTATTGTCCCATTGTCTTTTGTGTCGGGCCTGTGTGCAAATTTGTCCAGCTGGGGTAAAAACAGATGAATTGGTTCAGGCTACCAGGTCCCAAGTGGTGGCAGAGAAGGGACTGCCGCTGGTTAAAAAGTTGGCCTTTAGAGTTGGACTAAAAAATCGCTGGCTATTTAACTCGGTCATGGCAGCACTCCCGGGGATACAGTGGCTGATGTTTCGCAGAGCACCCAATGATGCGGGAATGTTACCCCGTTATCCCCTGGGGTTGGATAAAAGAAGACTTACCCATCCCGTAGCCAAGAAAGCTTTCCGGAGTACAGTTCCCGAATTAGTCAAGGCTGACAAGCCCAACGGCAAAAAGGTTGCCTTATTTACCGGGTGTATGGGAAATTTTATTTACCCGGAAACGGCCATGGCTGCCACGAAGGTGTTAAATACCAATGGATTTGATGTAATTATCCCCCGCCATCAACACTGTTGCGGTACACCCGTCCGGGTATCCGGTGATTTTGCTTCGGCCGTGGAGATGGCTAAAGTAAATGTAGATGAGTTTTTCCCTTTATTAAATCAAGTGGATGCGATAATTGTTTTATGTGGTTCCTGTGGCATGAGTCTAAAAAAGGAGTCAGTGGCTTTATTGGTCGAAGATCCGGTGTATGGGCCTAAGGCTGCTGCTATGGCTGGCAAGATAAAGGATATTACTGAGTTTATTATCGCTCTGCCTAATTGGCAGAAACATATCGTGAATTCACTCCAAACCAATGTAACTTACCATGACCCCTGTCACCTGGCCAGGGGAATGAAAGTAGTGGCTCAACCCCGGCAGATTATTAAAACCATACCCGGGGTGAATTTGGTGGAATTACCAAGAGACCAGGTTTGCTGCGGTGGTGCCGGCACCTTCAGTGTGTCTCACTATGACTTGTCCAGCAGGATTACCAAGCGCAAAGTTAAGGATATTGAAATGACCGGAGCTAACATTTTGGCCACCGGGTGTTCCGCCTGCCGTATGCAAATAGAGGATGGGATTTATCAAGCGGGCCTCCAGGTTAAAGCCCTGCATACCGTCGAATTGCTCTGGCAGGCCTACCGGCCAACCACTTAA
- a CDS encoding LacI family DNA-binding transcriptional regulator, producing the protein MATIKDVAKLAGVSVSTVSRALNGSGYVDRTTEERVMAAVKQLNYKPNQIARGLISKKTKTFGLILPDISNPFFPEMARGAEDEASKHGYNIILCNSDWQIEKEKMHLNLLQQKCVDGIILVGSRINEQYLSVLSKSATPIVLLDRTSALDIHSISTNNVLGAYLATKHLIDQGYQNIAHIAGPALSPSAQQRLAGYRKALVEHYRVFDLVLVTEGDYRIAGGTLAMQRLLRLATIPDAVFCANDLMAIGALEALQQAGVKVPEEIALVGYDGINLARYVNPKLTTIIQPTYQMGIMAVQLILETISSGQKNFKSIELDPILEIRESSLRRETYAKTSCISDR; encoded by the coding sequence ATGGCCACAATTAAGGATGTAGCAAAATTGGCGGGGGTTTCTGTTTCCACCGTTTCCCGGGCCTTAAACGGCAGTGGTTATGTGGATCGCACCACCGAAGAGAGAGTTATGGCGGCGGTTAAACAGCTGAACTATAAACCAAATCAAATTGCCCGGGGCTTAATTAGCAAAAAAACCAAAACCTTTGGCCTGATACTGCCGGATATCAGTAACCCGTTTTTTCCTGAGATGGCCCGGGGTGCCGAGGATGAAGCCAGTAAGCATGGCTATAATATTATCTTGTGCAATTCCGATTGGCAAATAGAAAAAGAAAAAATGCACCTCAACCTTTTACAACAAAAATGTGTAGATGGAATTATACTGGTTGGTTCAAGAATTAATGAACAATATTTAAGCGTTTTGTCGAAATCTGCCACACCCATTGTGCTGCTTGACCGTACCAGTGCATTGGACATTCATTCTATTAGCACCAACAACGTCCTGGGTGCATATTTAGCCACCAAGCATTTGATAGATCAAGGATATCAAAATATTGCCCATATTGCCGGACCGGCCCTTTCCCCTTCAGCCCAGCAGCGCCTGGCCGGATACCGTAAAGCCTTGGTAGAACACTACCGGGTTTTTGACTTAGTGCTGGTTACCGAGGGAGATTATCGCATTGCCGGTGGCACCCTGGCCATGCAGCGGCTGTTGCGTTTAGCCACTATTCCTGATGCCGTTTTTTGCGCCAATGACCTGATGGCCATCGGTGCTTTGGAAGCCTTACAGCAGGCAGGAGTAAAGGTACCGGAAGAAATAGCCCTGGTTGGTTATGATGGCATTAACCTGGCCAGGTATGTCAACCCTAAATTAACCACCATCATTCAGCCGACATACCAAATGGGCATTATGGCGGTGCAATTAATTTTAGAAACTATTTCATCCGGGCAAAAAAATTTTAAAAGTATTGAACTGGACCCGATATTAGAGATCAGAGAATCATCCCTGAGGAGGGAAACTTATGCCAAAACCTCATGTATTAGTGATCGGTAG
- the rbsK gene encoding ribokinase — protein sequence MPKPHVLVIGSLNMDLVSYSDRIPHVGETVLGQRFATVPGGKGANQAMAAVKLGAKVTMLGAVGNDSYGDQLLSHLKQHGVDTTRVLRTGSTTGVALINVDANGNNQIVVVPGANYDLGPAELVRRQQVFADADVVVLQLEIPLPTVGQAIELAHKYHKPVILNPAPAQPLPDDWLNQVDYLIPNEHEALLLAGSEENFYVALRQKMKHTLIVTRGEKGVTFMHQNQLVSVPAFMVQAVDTTAAGDAFIGGFSVALAEGLGLPEAIRFGCAVAALSVTKEGAQTSLPLRQEVEHFMGGLKQ from the coding sequence ATGCCAAAACCTCATGTATTAGTGATCGGTAGCCTTAACATGGATTTAGTTAGTTATTCGGATAGAATTCCTCATGTGGGAGAAACTGTTTTAGGCCAACGTTTTGCCACCGTACCCGGAGGTAAGGGAGCTAATCAGGCTATGGCAGCAGTAAAATTAGGAGCTAAAGTTACCATGCTGGGGGCGGTAGGTAATGATAGCTATGGGGACCAACTGCTAAGTCACTTAAAACAACATGGTGTGGATACAACCAGGGTGCTCAGAACGGGCAGCACCACCGGCGTAGCTTTAATTAACGTGGATGCCAATGGTAACAACCAAATTGTAGTGGTTCCCGGGGCCAATTATGACCTGGGGCCTGCTGAACTGGTCCGCCGACAGCAGGTCTTTGCCGATGCCGATGTGGTGGTACTGCAGCTGGAAATTCCTTTGCCCACAGTAGGTCAAGCCATTGAATTAGCCCATAAATACCATAAACCTGTGATCTTAAACCCGGCCCCGGCGCAACCGCTGCCGGATGATTGGCTGAACCAAGTTGATTATCTTATTCCCAATGAACATGAAGCTTTGTTGCTGGCCGGCAGCGAAGAAAATTTTTACGTCGCTTTGCGTCAAAAGATGAAGCACACACTGATTGTTACCCGGGGTGAAAAGGGAGTTACCTTTATGCACCAAAACCAGTTAGTCAGTGTACCCGCCTTTATGGTGCAGGCTGTAGATACCACAGCCGCCGGGGATGCTTTTATTGGCGGTTTCAGTGTGGCCCTGGCCGAAGGATTGGGCCTCCCGGAGGCTATTAGATTTGGTTGTGCCGTAGCGGCCCTGTCGGTAACCAAAGAAGGAGCCCAAACATCACTGCCTTTGCGACAAGAAGTAGAACATTTTATGGGAGGTCTGAAACAGTGA
- the rbsD gene encoding D-ribose pyranase — MKKHGILHRELAALIASLGHGDAIVVADSGLPVPPGVTCIDLAVTKNVPGFLPVLEAIMYELVVERAVVARELENNPELRQAIADKVAPVELQTVTHENLKQLSQKARAVIRTGEWTPYANIILYAGVAF; from the coding sequence GTGAAAAAGCACGGAATTTTACATCGCGAACTGGCTGCGTTAATTGCCAGTCTTGGTCATGGTGATGCTATAGTCGTAGCTGACAGCGGCCTGCCAGTGCCGCCGGGCGTAACTTGTATTGATTTGGCGGTAACTAAAAATGTGCCGGGGTTCTTGCCTGTACTGGAAGCTATCATGTATGAACTGGTGGTTGAACGGGCCGTGGTGGCCAGGGAACTGGAGAATAATCCGGAATTACGGCAGGCCATCGCAGATAAGGTAGCTCCGGTGGAATTACAGACGGTTACCCATGAAAATTTAAAGCAGCTCAGTCAAAAGGCCCGGGCCGTCATCAGAACCGGGGAATGGACACCCTATGCCAATATCATCCTGTATGCGGGAGTTGCCTTTTAA
- a CDS encoding sugar ABC transporter ATP-binding protein, translating to MEILRMAGICKEFPGAKVLKNVHLSVEQQEIHALLGENGAGKSTLMKILTGIYTMNSGTIIYQGKQVQIHGPKEAEELGIVMIHQEFNLIPELSAAENIFLGSEAQFTRFGKINWSALVNASRQYLEQVGLKVHPKTPVSRLSVGEKQLVEIAKALSKKARLLIMDEPTAALTEVEKEKLFGIMRSLIKQGVSIIYISHRMEELFEICHRVTVLRDGEYIATLGIPETTIDQLVNLMVGREVSKRFPKVKAKPGEVVLRVNNFHNQKLSQINIEVKAGEVVGIGGLMGAGRTELARAIFGLDPVNGTITLKTRQGYFQGKFKHPRDAIAHGLAMVSEDRKDQGLILPFSVQENLALPTLDQRARLGVVNRRQESRMTKKYIDMLKIKVSGPSQRVGSLSGGNQQKVVFGKWLETNPSLLILDEPTRGVDVGAKVEIYELINQLTSRGIAIILISSDLPELIGMSDRIYVMSEGKITGHFTHDDVTEEAFMHCATGGVQ from the coding sequence GTGGAAATACTGCGCATGGCGGGAATATGCAAGGAGTTCCCGGGGGCCAAAGTTTTAAAAAACGTCCACTTATCCGTTGAGCAGCAAGAGATTCATGCTTTGCTGGGGGAAAACGGGGCCGGTAAATCCACCTTGATGAAAATTCTTACCGGTATATATACCATGAACAGCGGCACTATCATCTACCAGGGGAAACAGGTGCAAATCCACGGGCCAAAAGAAGCAGAGGAACTGGGCATTGTGATGATCCACCAGGAGTTTAATTTAATTCCTGAGTTAAGTGCAGCTGAAAATATATTCCTGGGCAGTGAGGCTCAATTCACCAGGTTTGGTAAAATCAACTGGTCTGCATTGGTTAATGCTTCCCGGCAATACCTGGAACAAGTGGGGCTTAAGGTGCATCCCAAAACCCCGGTGTCCCGGTTAAGTGTGGGTGAGAAGCAATTGGTGGAAATCGCCAAAGCATTATCCAAAAAAGCTCGGCTTTTAATTATGGACGAACCAACGGCAGCTTTAACTGAGGTTGAAAAAGAAAAGCTGTTTGGTATTATGCGGTCTTTGATCAAACAAGGAGTTTCCATTATTTATATTTCTCACCGGATGGAAGAATTATTTGAAATTTGCCACCGGGTCACCGTATTAAGGGACGGTGAATATATTGCCACCCTGGGTATCCCGGAAACCACCATTGATCAGCTGGTTAATCTGATGGTGGGACGGGAAGTTAGCAAACGTTTCCCCAAAGTTAAAGCTAAACCGGGGGAAGTGGTACTGCGGGTAAATAACTTCCACAACCAGAAATTATCCCAGATAAATATTGAGGTTAAGGCAGGTGAAGTGGTTGGCATTGGCGGCCTGATGGGAGCGGGTCGGACTGAACTGGCCCGGGCCATTTTTGGACTGGATCCGGTTAATGGGACCATTACATTAAAAACCCGCCAGGGGTATTTTCAGGGTAAGTTTAAGCACCCCAGGGACGCTATTGCTCACGGCCTGGCCATGGTATCAGAAGATCGCAAAGACCAGGGTCTGATCTTACCCTTTAGCGTCCAGGAAAATCTGGCCCTGCCCACCTTGGATCAACGAGCCAGACTGGGTGTTGTGAATCGGCGTCAGGAAAGCAGAATGACTAAGAAATACATTGATATGTTAAAAATCAAAGTTTCCGGACCAAGTCAAAGGGTGGGCAGCCTGAGCGGCGGTAACCAGCAAAAGGTTGTATTTGGCAAATGGTTGGAGACCAACCCCAGCTTATTGATTTTAGATGAACCTACCAGGGGTGTGGATGTGGGCGCTAAGGTAGAAATTTATGAATTAATTAACCAGCTAACGTCCAGGGGAATAGCCATAATCCTAATTTCCTCCGATTTGCCGGAACTAATTGGCATGAGTGATCGCATCTATGTCATGTCTGAGGGGAAAATAACAGGTCATTTCACCCACGATGATGTTACCGAAGAAGCATTTATGCACTGTGCTACTGGAGGTGTACAATGA
- a CDS encoding ABC transporter permease, protein MKNTTAIFQRYRLGPLIGLILIGVFLSILSDRFLTTSNLLNVARQVSINALLGVGMTFVILTGGIDLSVGSILALSGALAAGSLAFGVNPVLAVLVACLVGLVAGTINGTIIAVGRVAPFIATLATMTLFRGGTLIYTEGRPVRAVAEGFNSLGGGYIGPIPTPVIIMALVVLAAWFVLSQMTLGRRIFAIGGNEEAAILSGIKTNRYKILVYSVSGLLAGLAGAILTSRLLSAQPTAGTGYELDAIAAVVIGGTSLNGGVGGVLGTLVGALIIGVIDNGLNLLNVSSFYQQAVKGLIILIAVLIDRRNAGG, encoded by the coding sequence ATGAAAAATACAACTGCTATCTTTCAACGGTATAGGCTAGGTCCCCTGATTGGTTTAATTTTAATTGGCGTGTTTTTATCGATTCTTTCCGACCGTTTTCTAACTACCAGCAACTTGCTAAACGTAGCCCGGCAGGTGTCCATTAACGCCCTGCTGGGGGTAGGCATGACCTTTGTTATTTTAACCGGCGGCATTGACCTGTCCGTAGGTTCCATTTTGGCTTTATCCGGGGCATTGGCAGCCGGTTCCCTGGCTTTTGGCGTTAACCCGGTACTGGCCGTGCTGGTAGCCTGTTTGGTTGGCTTGGTGGCTGGCACGATAAACGGTACTATTATTGCAGTTGGCCGGGTAGCCCCATTTATTGCCACCCTGGCCACCATGACATTATTCCGGGGCGGCACTTTGATTTACACCGAAGGCAGACCTGTCCGGGCGGTGGCTGAAGGATTTAACAGCCTGGGGGGCGGGTATATCGGACCCATACCTACACCGGTTATCATCATGGCTCTGGTGGTTTTAGCGGCCTGGTTTGTGCTTTCTCAAATGACCCTGGGCAGAAGAATCTTTGCCATTGGAGGTAATGAGGAGGCTGCTATTTTAAGCGGCATAAAGACCAACCGGTATAAAATCCTGGTTTACTCCGTCAGCGGTCTGCTAGCGGGTCTGGCCGGGGCTATTCTAACCTCCAGATTGTTGTCGGCCCAGCCCACCGCCGGAACCGGTTATGAACTGGATGCCATTGCCGCGGTGGTAATCGGAGGTACCAGTCTAAACGGGGGCGTTGGTGGTGTGCTGGGAACCCTGGTGGGTGCCCTTATCATTGGGGTAATTGATAATGGCTTAAATTTATTAAACGTATCCTCGTTCTATCAGCAGGCGGTAAAAGGATTAATCATCTTAATTGCGGTACTGATAGACCGGCGTAATGCTGGGGGGTGA
- the rbsB gene encoding ribose ABC transporter substrate-binding protein RbsB: protein MKKLWKLTAVLVSLVFVFALVTGCGSSAQKETDKTTSSDSKQLTIGLAISTLNNPFFVDMRDGAQAAADKIGAKLVVMDAQDDASKQVSQVEDLIQQKVDVILLNPTDSDGLVTAVQDANKANIPVITLDRSVSGGTVVSHIASDNVAGGKMAADFIIKQLNGKGKVVELEGIPGTSAARERGQGFHSVIDTQKDIKVVAKQPANFDRSKGMSVMENILQSQPEIQAVFAHNDEMALGALQAIEAAKKQILIVGFDGGADAVKAVQDGKMAATVAQQPKLIGEIGVQTAQKVTKQEKVAASIPVALKLVTK, encoded by the coding sequence ATGAAAAAACTGTGGAAATTAACAGCGGTTTTAGTAAGTCTGGTATTTGTTTTCGCCCTGGTAACAGGTTGCGGCAGCAGTGCCCAAAAGGAAACTGACAAGACAACCTCTAGTGACTCCAAACAATTAACCATTGGTTTAGCTATTTCTACTTTAAACAACCCCTTCTTTGTAGATATGCGTGACGGGGCCCAGGCGGCTGCTGATAAAATCGGCGCCAAATTAGTGGTGATGGATGCCCAGGATGACGCATCCAAACAAGTATCACAGGTAGAAGACTTAATCCAGCAAAAAGTAGATGTGATCTTATTGAACCCCACCGACAGTGACGGTTTAGTAACCGCCGTACAGGATGCCAACAAAGCTAACATTCCTGTCATTACCCTGGACCGCAGTGTCAGCGGCGGTACGGTAGTTTCCCACATTGCCTCCGACAACGTAGCTGGCGGTAAAATGGCTGCCGATTTCATTATTAAACAGCTAAATGGCAAAGGAAAAGTAGTTGAGTTAGAAGGTATTCCCGGTACCTCCGCCGCCCGGGAACGCGGTCAGGGCTTCCATTCCGTTATTGATACCCAAAAAGACATTAAAGTAGTAGCCAAGCAGCCGGCTAACTTCGACCGTTCCAAAGGTATGAGCGTAATGGAAAACATCCTGCAAAGCCAGCCGGAAATCCAGGCTGTATTTGCCCACAACGATGAAATGGCCCTGGGTGCCCTGCAAGCCATTGAGGCTGCTAAGAAACAGATTCTTATTGTCGGTTTTGACGGCGGAGCTGATGCCGTGAAAGCTGTACAAGACGGTAAAATGGCTGCCACTGTGGCCCAGCAGCCCAAGTTGATTGGTGAAATCGGTGTGCAGACTGCTCAAAAAGTAACCAAGCAGGAAAAGGTTGCAGCAAGTATTCCGGTAGCTTTAAAACTTGTTACTAAGTAA
- a CDS encoding sodium:calcium antiporter, whose product MAYMLLIVSLAIILLSAEVFTNGIEWLGNKLNLSEGAVGSLLAAVGTALPETMIPVIAILFGAGDMADEVGIGAILGAPFMLSTLALAITGMAGMIWKVNGKRRQTMFIDRPTMNRDLSFFLLVYTVAVLAGIIPDGAKRYVAIFLVVAYGYYVAKTLGCEAGEGCEALKPLHISKKNPDPGIGLITFQIIIALTGIVIGAHLFVQEIELIAARWGVPAFILSVIIAPIATELPEKFNSVIWVRQGKDTLALGNITGAMVFQSSVIPALGLLLTPWHLSKLGIICAALALTAAGTVFILLRLRGEIRPITLAFNSVFYLIFVGAVMVLY is encoded by the coding sequence ATGGCTTATATGTTGTTAATTGTCAGCCTGGCCATCATTTTACTTAGTGCTGAGGTGTTTACCAACGGGATTGAATGGTTGGGGAATAAGCTTAATTTATCTGAAGGGGCAGTGGGCAGTCTATTGGCCGCCGTGGGCACCGCTTTACCGGAAACTATGATCCCGGTCATTGCCATTTTGTTCGGAGCCGGAGATATGGCGGATGAGGTGGGTATTGGTGCTATCCTGGGGGCACCTTTCATGCTGTCTACCCTGGCCCTGGCCATCACGGGGATGGCGGGTATGATTTGGAAAGTCAACGGTAAACGTCGCCAAACCATGTTCATTGATCGCCCCACTATGAACCGAGATCTGAGCTTCTTTTTGCTGGTTTATACCGTGGCGGTACTGGCGGGTATTATCCCGGACGGTGCCAAGCGTTATGTAGCCATTTTTTTGGTGGTGGCCTATGGTTACTATGTAGCCAAAACTCTGGGCTGTGAAGCAGGCGAGGGATGTGAGGCCTTAAAACCGCTGCATATTTCTAAAAAAAATCCCGATCCTGGCATAGGCTTAATTACTTTCCAAATTATCATCGCCTTAACCGGGATAGTTATAGGAGCTCATTTATTTGTGCAGGAAATTGAATTAATTGCCGCCCGCTGGGGTGTGCCGGCCTTTATTTTGTCAGTTATCATCGCCCCCATTGCCACTGAGCTGCCGGAGAAATTTAACAGTGTTATTTGGGTGCGTCAGGGTAAAGATACCCTGGCCCTGGGTAATATTACCGGCGCCATGGTATTTCAAAGCTCTGTTATTCCCGCCCTGGGCCTATTGTTAACCCCCTGGCATTTATCTAAATTAGGTATAATATGCGCAGCCCTGGCCCTTACCGCTGCCGGCACGGTGTTTATCCTGCTCCGGCTACGGGGTGAAATTCGCCCCATAACCTTAGCCTTCAACAGTGTCTTTTACTTGATTTTTGTCGGGGCGGTGATGGTACTTTATTAA
- a CDS encoding HIT family protein, producing the protein MENLWAPWRSVYIGKPQTGCIFCEKLNSDADAENLVVYRGDKTFVIMNLYPYNNGHLLIAPKRHVGDISELTDEELFELNKMTQSMVQVLRTAFSHPHGFNIGINLGKVAGAGIPGHLHVHIVPRWEGDGNFMAVVGDTRVISEGLNKTYEKITGAVKQLNLP; encoded by the coding sequence ATGGAAAATTTGTGGGCACCGTGGCGTTCAGTTTATATCGGTAAACCCCAGACCGGCTGTATCTTTTGTGAAAAGCTTAATTCCGATGCGGATGCAGAAAACCTGGTGGTTTACCGGGGGGATAAAACCTTTGTGATCATGAATTTATATCCCTATAATAACGGACACTTGCTGATAGCTCCCAAACGTCATGTAGGTGATATTTCTGAACTTACCGATGAAGAACTTTTTGAATTAAACAAAATGACCCAATCTATGGTCCAGGTTTTGCGCACTGCCTTTAGCCATCCCCACGGCTTTAATATCGGCATTAACCTGGGCAAGGTGGCCGGAGCGGGAATTCCCGGACATCTGCATGTACACATTGTTCCCCGCTGGGAGGGGGACGGCAATTTCATGGCCGTTGTGGGTGATACAAGGGTCATTTCCGAGGGACTAAATAAGACCTACGAAAAGATTACCGGGGCCGTTAAACAGCTAAATTTGCCCTAA
- the nadD gene encoding nicotinate-nucleotide adenylyltransferase, giving the protein MRRICIMGGTFDPIHFGHLVVAEEVRCRFALEKVVFIPTGKPPHKKNQRITDPLDRLKMVQLATADNEFFEVSRLEIDRQGYSYTIDTVRAVKALYNAEKVYFITGADAALEIFTWKDVDELLTICTFIAATRPGFNLNRLEESLKSLPNNISKNIIPLEVPALSISSTDIRQRVKEGRSIKYLLPASVENYIWQNNLYTK; this is encoded by the coding sequence GTGCGCCGGATCTGTATAATGGGAGGTACTTTCGATCCCATCCACTTTGGCCATCTGGTGGTGGCTGAAGAAGTTAGATGCCGATTTGCATTAGAAAAGGTGGTCTTTATCCCTACAGGAAAACCACCTCATAAAAAAAACCAAAGGATAACCGATCCCCTTGACCGGTTAAAAATGGTTCAATTGGCCACTGCTGATAATGAATTCTTTGAAGTTTCCCGGTTGGAAATAGACCGCCAGGGCTATTCCTATACCATAGACACGGTTCGGGCAGTGAAAGCCCTATATAATGCCGAAAAAGTTTATTTTATTACCGGTGCCGATGCTGCTTTAGAAATATTCACCTGGAAAGACGTGGACGAACTGCTTACCATTTGTACATTCATCGCTGCTACCAGGCCCGGTTTTAATTTAAATAGATTGGAGGAAAGTTTAAAATCCTTACCTAATAACATTTCAAAAAACATTATACCTTTGGAGGTTCCGGCTTTATCCATTTCATCCACTGATATCAGGCAAAGGGTAAAAGAGGGTAGAAGTATCAAGTACCTGCTGCCGGCGTCTGTGGAAAATTATATCTGGCAAAACAATTTATATACCAAATAA
- a CDS encoding RNA recognition motif domain-containing protein, which produces MATLYVGNLPWATKAEDLTDAFSQYGEVLGSRVITDRETGRSRGFGFVEVRDEDAEKMIAALNGTELGGRVITVNEAKSRANGQV; this is translated from the coding sequence TTGGCAACTTTATATGTAGGTAATTTACCCTGGGCTACCAAAGCAGAGGATTTAACAGATGCCTTCTCACAATATGGTGAAGTATTAGGAAGTCGAGTAATAACAGACCGTGAAACCGGTCGTTCTCGCGGCTTTGGTTTTGTAGAGGTACGCGATGAGGACGCGGAAAAAATGATTGCAGCGCTCAATGGAACCGAACTGGGTGGTAGGGTTATCACCGTAAATGAGGCCAAGAGCCGGGCAAACGGTCAGGTTTAA